Part of the Halorussus salinus genome is shown below.
AGGTGAATCCACGGGCGTCCTCCGGGTGATCGGTCTTCGTGATGAAGCCTCGCTCGACGAGTTCGTTGAGCCGCGGGTAGAACTGGCCGCCCTCGGTGTTGGTCTGGCCGAGTGTTTCGAGTTCCTCCATGACATCCGTCCCAACCGGGGTGTCGTTCGCTTGGTTCGCGCGGTAGGCCGCGAGTAGGAGGTCGCGTTTATAGCTCGTGAGATCGGCCGCCATCTCCGTTATTGAGCGAGACGAATTCATCGACGGTCACCTCCCGTGCGAGCAGTAAATTCCGTGGGTAGGGTGCAACCACAGGGCTGGAGGGTGTGTTCCGTGGGACTATCGGCAGTGATCGCGGAAATCTTCGAATTACAGCACGGACACTCACCATCCTCAAGCGTCGTCGTGACACTACTCATTGGTCGGTCACCTCCTCGTTCGCACGGCGGATCCGCTGGCA
Proteins encoded:
- a CDS encoding helix-turn-helix domain-containing protein, translating into MAADLTSYKRDLLLAAYRANQANDTPVGTDVMEELETLGQTNTEGGQFYPRLNELVERGFITKTDHPEDARGFTCNLTEEGESLVAQLFVRNATSLDIDIPETELLVNPPTECLRGQSRG